One Mus musculus strain C57BL/6J chromosome X, GRCm38.p6 C57BL/6J DNA window includes the following coding sequences:
- the Hsd17b10 gene encoding 3-hydroxyacyl-CoA dehydrogenase type-2, giving the protein MAAAVRSVKGLVAVVTGGASGLGLATAKRLVGQGATAVLLDVPDSEGEAQAKKLGESCIFAPANVTSEKEIQAALTLAKEKFGRIDVAVNCAGIAVAIKTYHQKKNKIHTLEDFQRVINVNLIGTFNVIRLVAGEMGQNEPDQGGQRGVIINTASVAAFEGQVGQAAYSASKGGIVGMTLPIARDLAPTGIRVVTIAPGLFATPLLTTLPEKVRNFLASQVPFPSRLGDPAEYAHLVQTIIENPFLNGEVIRLDGAIRMQP; this is encoded by the exons ATGGCTGCGGCAGTTCGGAGCGTGAAG GGCTTGGTCGCGGTAGTAACTGGAGGAGCCTCGGGCCTTGGCCTAGCTACGGCCAAAAGACTGGTGGGACAAGGGGCCACAGCTGTACTTCTGGATGTACCTGACTCAGAGGGTGAAGCCCAAGCCAAGAAGTTAGGAGAAAGCTGCATATTTGCCCCAGCAAAT GTGACCTCTGAGAAGGAGATACAAGCAGCTTTGACTCTAGCAAAAGAAAAGTTTGGCCGTATAGATGTGGCTGTCAACTGTGCAGGTATTGCAGTGGCCATTAAGACATACCACCAAAAGAAGAACAAGATCCATACTTTGGAGGACTTCCAGCGGGTTATCAAT GTGAATCTTATAGGCACTTTCAATGTGATCCGCCtggttgctggggagatgggCCAGAATGAACCAGACCAGGGAGGCCAACGTGGAGTTATCATTAACACTGCCAGTGTGGCTGCCTTTGAGGGCCAG GTTGGACAAGCTGCATACTCTGCATCCAAAGGGGGCATAGTGGGCATGACACTGCCCATTGCTCGAGATCTGGCTCCTACAGGCATCCGTGTGGTAACAATTGCTCCAG GTTTGTTTGCCACCCCACTGCTTACCACCCTTCCAGAGAAAGTGCGAAACTTCTTGGCCAGCCAGGTACCCTTCCCCAGCCGACTAGGTGACCCCGCTGAATATGCTCATCTGGTACAGACCATAATCGAGAACCCATTCTTGAATGGAGAGGTCATCCGGCTGGATGGGGCCATTCGAATGCAGCCTTAA
- the Ribc1 gene encoding RIB43A-like with coiled-coils protein 1 isoform X1, translating into MYKLDLVSDPRELAAIEARRNREKERQSRFFNVRNRVMGVDVEALNYQVEERKFREAIERNKDIAYGTKHAHYDLVAQMLEKEEAERAYRLSKRVQDFREQRQQQYKNGHEFDFWDPDQFQEFRVPYYEKDAYFGPASMQYFFGEDLERASHVRMQQEQMRYNLEKQLQEQQAAREEEARAALLSDQLRLAADTRAAELARLEESCRAAMRTAMANANKAQAAKQALQQRREQQRQQEANLTEVKKQVTSDLLTENPQVAQRANAPHRVLPYCWKGMSAEQRAAIRKTQETQRQEKKEQRQAEKLVEAEWGRQNKRLAEAALELEEQERELCAEFRRGLGSFNRELAKEQQAQQNYLNSVIYTNQPTAHYYLQFNTSSR; encoded by the exons ATGTATAAATTAGACCTTGtatcagatcccagggagctggCAGCCATTGAAGCTAGAAGAAATCGTGAAAAGGAACGCCAAAGCCGATTCTTCAATGTGCGGAACCGAGTCAtgggg GTGGATGTGGAAGCCCTCAACTACCAGGTGGAGGAACGAAAGTTTCGGGAGGCAATAGAGCGAAACAAAGATATCGCTTATG GTACCAAGCATGCGCACTATGATCTGGTAGCCCAGATGCtagagaaagaagaggcagaacGAGCATACCGGCTGTCCAAGAGAGTACAGGATTTTCGGGAACAAAGGCAGCAGCAATACAAGAATGGACATGAATTTGACTTCTGGGATCCAGACCAATTCCAGGAGTTTCGGGTCCCTTATTATGAGAAGGATGCATACTTTGGCCCAGCCAGCATGCAGTACTTCTTTGGAGAGGACCTGGAAAGGGCCTCACACGTGAGAATGCAGCAGGAACAGATGAGATACAACCTGGAAAAACAGCTACAGGAGCAACAGGCAGCCAGAGAAGAGGAGGCCCGAGCAG ctttgctCAGTGACCAACTGCGCCTAGCTGCTGACACGCGGGCTGCTGAACTGGCTAGGCTGGAGGAATCCTGTCGAGCAGCTATGAGGACTGCTATGGCCAATGCCAACAAAGCCCAG GCAGCCAAGCAAGCCCTGCAGCAGCGCCGTGAACAGCAGCGGCAACAGGAGGCCAACCTCACAGAGGTCAAGAAACAAGTCACCAGTGACCTGCTGACTGAGAATCCTCAAGTTGCCCAAAGAGCCAATGCTCCTCACCGGGTCCTGCCCTATTGTTGGAAGGGGATGAGTGCAGAGCAGAGAGCTGCCATCAGAAAAACTCAAGAAACACAACgacaagaaaaaaaggaacagcGCCAAGCCGAAAAGTTAGTGGAAGCTGAGTGGGGAAGGCAAAACAAACGGCTGGCTGAAGCGGCCCTGGAACTGGAAGAACAGGAGCGGGAACTGTGTGCAGAGTTCCGAAGGGGACTGGGCTCCTTCAACAGGGAGCTAGCTAAGGAGCAGCAAgctca GCAAAATTATCTGAATTCGGTCATCTACACCAATCAACCGACTGCGCACTATTACCTACAGTTCAACACCAGCAGCCGCTGA